One window from the genome of Hippopotamus amphibius kiboko isolate mHipAmp2 chromosome 13, mHipAmp2.hap2, whole genome shotgun sequence encodes:
- the LOC130835091 gene encoding small nuclear ribonucleoprotein E-like: MAYRGQGQKVQKVMVQPIHLIFRYLQNRSRIQVWLYEQVNMRIEGCIIGFDEYMNLVLDDAEEIHSKTKSRKQLGRIMLKGDNITLLQSVSN; the protein is encoded by the coding sequence ATGGCGTACCGGGGCCAGGGCCAGAAGGTGCAGAAGGTGATGGTGCAGCCCATCCATCTCATCTTCAGGTACTTGCAAAATAGATCTCGGATTCAAGTGTGGCTTTATGAGCAAGTGAATATGCGGATAGAGGGCTGTATCATTGGTTTTGATGAGTATATGAACCTCGTATTAGATGATGCAGAAGAGATTCATtctaaaacaaagtcaagaaaacaacTGGGTCGGATCATGCTAAAAGGAGATAATATTACTCTGCTCCAAAGTGTCTCCAACTAG